The genomic DNA GACGTCGAACGCGAGTTCCAGGTCTTCTACGCGGCCCACTACGCCCAACTGGTCGCCCAGGGAACGATGTTGAGCGACAGCCTCCAAGAGGCCGAGGACGCCGCGCAGGAAGCCTGCATGGCGGCGATGGCCAAATGGGACACGATCCGGTCCCCGTACCACTGGACCAAGAAGGCCATGAGTCGCAAACTCGTCCGCGACCGTCAAATGCGCAGGGCCCGCTGGTACCGACGGCTGCTGCCGCAGTCACCCCCCGACCTGGAGATCCCGGTGCCGCCCCGCTCCTCGGTCGATGAGCGGATGCGCGCCCTCGACGTCCTGGCCGCGCTGCGGCAACTGCCGCCGCGCCAGCGCCAGGTCATGATCCTCCTCGCCGAATGCGAACTGGATCACCAGGAGATCGCGGAGCTGCTCGGCACGACTCCCAACAACGTCGGCGTGAACGTCCATCACGCCCGCCGCAAGCTTCGACTCCTGCTCGGTCAGGGCTCCGAGCCGGTGCCGACGGGCGACTCACTGGACTCCGTCCGACGCGACGACCCCCTGTACGCCCTCATCCACTCCACGGCCGTGTGGCTGCGACAGGGAATCCACGCCAAACAGCGCGCGGACCGGAAGGAGGGAAACCGGTGAGCCACCACATTCGCCTGGCCTTGGCGGCCATCCTCCTGGTCACCTTCTACGCTGCGGTCGCCCTCACCATCCTGATCTGGGTGACGCTGGTCATCCTCATGTTTGACGTAGCGGGCTCCGTCTGGGCGACCACCCTCCCGGTCACCGGGTTCCTGTTCTGTGCGGGCACGGCCGTCCCTGTGTACGCGCTGGGCGACGCGGCGCGCCGTTCGCTCTTCCTGGTGGACACACCGTCCACCCCGTCCCTGGAGGTGGGCCGCGGTCGGGCGGCGGCGCTGCACGCGCTCGTCGATGACCTCGCCGAGCGGCTAGGGATCTCCGAGCCGGTGCGCATCCGTCTCCACACGGCCGTGGGGGCCGAGGCGGTGGACGAGGACACCCGGTTCCTGGGACTGTCGGCCGGGAACCACGTCCTGTCCGTCGGCCTTCCCCTGCTGGCCGCCCTTCCGCACCGTCAGATCCGCGCCGTCATGGCTCATGAGCTCGCCCATCTGTCGCTGCGTCACCATCGCGTCCGCGCCTTCACTCTCCGTCTGGAAACCAGCCTGACCGTCGCCCGCGAGTCCCTGATCTCGTTCGGAACGGCAAACGGCCTCGTCGGCATGTACGTCGG from Streptomyces avermitilis MA-4680 = NBRC 14893 includes the following:
- a CDS encoding sigma-70 family RNA polymerase sigma factor — protein: MGDTPRTDRANNADVEREFQVFYAAHYAQLVAQGTMLSDSLQEAEDAAQEACMAAMAKWDTIRSPYHWTKKAMSRKLVRDRQMRRARWYRRLLPQSPPDLEIPVPPRSSVDERMRALDVLAALRQLPPRQRQVMILLAECELDHQEIAELLGTTPNNVGVNVHHARRKLRLLLGQGSEPVPTGDSLDSVRRDDPLYALIHSTAVWLRQGIHAKQRADRKEGNR